The Serratia rhizosphaerae genome has a segment encoding these proteins:
- a CDS encoding pyridoxal phosphate-dependent decarboxylase family protein, producing MSKSNPILAGSAQSIEAYQQAIAQSSEAVAQWLQQPEMYQGKTVAELRERIQLDFNPQGLGNQAAIERAVEYFLQDSLAVHHPQCVAHLHCPSLVVSQAAEVLINATNQSMDSWDQSPSATIIEMKLVEWLRERVGYQPGDAGVFTSGGTQSNLMGLMLARDAFFARQGHSVQQDGLIGDLRKIKVFCSANAHFSVQKNMALLGFGYQCVTQVKTDERARMDLNDLAEKVAQAHANGEQIMAIVATAGTTDAGAIDPLRDIAQIAAQHQIWLHVDAAWGGALLLSEQYRHYLDGIELVDSITLDFHKQFFQTISCGAFLLKEARHYELMRYQAAYLNSEFDEAQGVPNLVSKSLQTTRRFDALKLWMGLEALGQQQYAEIIDHGITLSQQVAEYVNAQPTLELVMQPQLASVLFRSRPAQLADDAAVALLNQRIGDNLLESGQANVGVTEFNGVTCLKLTLLNPTVTLDDVKRLLDLVDSAAQGLANA from the coding sequence ATGTCCAAGTCAAACCCGATCCTGGCCGGCTCAGCGCAAAGCATTGAAGCCTACCAGCAGGCGATCGCCCAGAGCAGCGAGGCGGTGGCGCAGTGGCTGCAGCAGCCTGAGATGTATCAGGGTAAAACCGTGGCCGAACTGCGCGAGCGCATTCAGCTGGACTTCAATCCGCAGGGCCTGGGCAACCAGGCGGCGATTGAACGTGCGGTTGAATACTTCCTGCAGGACAGCCTGGCGGTACACCATCCGCAGTGCGTGGCGCACCTGCACTGCCCGAGCCTGGTGGTCAGCCAGGCCGCCGAGGTGCTGATTAACGCCACCAACCAGAGCATGGACTCCTGGGATCAGAGCCCTTCCGCCACCATCATCGAGATGAAGCTGGTCGAATGGCTGCGTGAACGCGTGGGTTACCAGCCTGGCGACGCCGGCGTATTCACCAGCGGCGGCACCCAGAGCAACCTGATGGGGCTGATGCTGGCGCGCGACGCCTTCTTCGCCCGTCAGGGACACTCGGTGCAGCAGGACGGCCTGATCGGCGATCTGCGTAAAATCAAAGTGTTCTGCTCCGCCAATGCCCACTTCTCGGTGCAGAAGAACATGGCGCTGCTGGGCTTCGGCTATCAGTGCGTGACGCAGGTGAAAACCGACGAGCGCGCGCGGATGGATCTGAACGATCTGGCGGAAAAAGTGGCGCAGGCGCATGCCAACGGCGAACAGATTATGGCGATTGTCGCCACCGCCGGCACCACCGACGCCGGCGCGATCGACCCGCTGCGTGATATCGCACAGATTGCGGCGCAGCACCAGATCTGGCTGCACGTTGATGCCGCCTGGGGCGGCGCGCTGCTGCTGTCTGAGCAGTACCGCCACTATCTGGACGGTATTGAACTGGTGGACTCCATCACCCTGGACTTCCACAAGCAGTTCTTCCAGACCATCAGCTGCGGCGCGTTCCTGCTGAAAGAGGCGCGCCACTATGAGCTGATGCGCTATCAGGCGGCTTACCTGAACTCCGAGTTTGACGAAGCGCAGGGCGTGCCGAACCTGGTGTCCAAATCGCTGCAGACCACCCGTCGTTTTGACGCATTGAAACTGTGGATGGGGCTGGAAGCGCTGGGGCAGCAACAGTACGCCGAGATTATCGATCACGGCATTACCCTGTCGCAGCAGGTGGCGGAATACGTCAACGCGCAGCCGACGCTGGAACTGGTGATGCAGCCGCAGCTGGCCAGCGTACTGTTCCGTTCACGTCCGGCACAGCTGGCGGACGACGCCGCGGTAGCGCTGCTGAATCAGCGTATCGGCGATAACCTGCTGGAATCCGGTCAGGCCAACGTCGGCGTGACCGAATTTAACGGCGTCACCTGCCTGAAGCTGACGCTGCTGAACCCGACGGTAACGCTGGACGACGTCAAGCGCCTGCTGGATCTGGTAGACAGCGCCGCACAGGGGCTGGCAAACGCCTAA
- a CDS encoding ArsR/SmtB family transcription factor yields MTPINQQQMRIAAAKATDILKSIANEDRLLLLCHLSQGEAAVGDIETALGITQPTLSQQLGILRRKQLLATRRAGKQIFYRIASADVLVLLTTLYQLYCPTTDKEGDRHDD; encoded by the coding sequence ATGACTCCGATTAATCAACAACAAATGCGCATTGCCGCCGCCAAAGCGACAGATATTCTCAAATCCATCGCCAATGAAGATCGTCTGCTGCTTCTTTGTCATCTCAGTCAGGGCGAGGCGGCGGTGGGGGATATTGAAACCGCGCTGGGCATCACTCAACCTACGCTGTCGCAACAGCTGGGCATACTGCGGCGTAAACAGCTGCTGGCTACCCGGCGTGCCGGCAAACAGATTTTCTATCGTATTGCCTCGGCGGACGTGCTGGTGCTGCTGACGACGCTGTATCAACTTTATTGTCCGACGACTGATAAAGAGGGAGACCGTCATGACGATTGA
- a CDS encoding GGDEF domain-containing protein, which yields MSKNDQCRRTMTASPQWTRRCDMVNQAICSSLPWLASVNIAFALLVILRNLLFPAFDATLHIGAVIPFIMDGIMAVVVTLSLILWGVSRCGKGGDGRRIRLCALLLLPLLGVLWAISCFGFVAYWQLPFGWPLVCILMLTGMTSLYFYPPGFALFLTPLWLITPLASIQLNHGVNGHFAVIWLIFTVIVIYGRQTLLRWFDEAWSRYQENQLLISRLETLALQDPLTGLANRRALESHLASLCAVQVPFALIMVDVDYFKHYNDRYGHQAGDACLADVAALLATAVRTPEDLVARYGGEEFTLVLAHANAEQAAQVAERIRARIEQAALPHAASAVSRLVTVSLGIAASAGRQTPPQMIAEADKALYRAKQAGRDRWSY from the coding sequence ATGAGTAAAAATGATCAATGTCGGCGTACCATGACCGCATCGCCACAATGGACACGCCGTTGCGATATGGTCAACCAGGCGATATGCAGCAGTCTTCCCTGGCTGGCGTCCGTCAATATCGCTTTCGCGCTGCTGGTGATCTTGCGCAATCTGCTGTTCCCCGCTTTTGATGCCACGCTGCATATCGGCGCCGTCATCCCCTTTATTATGGATGGCATAATGGCGGTAGTGGTGACGCTGTCACTTATTCTGTGGGGTGTTTCCCGCTGCGGAAAAGGTGGTGACGGTCGCCGGATCCGTTTGTGCGCCTTACTGTTGCTGCCGTTGCTGGGCGTGCTCTGGGCTATCAGCTGTTTTGGCTTCGTCGCTTATTGGCAGTTGCCGTTCGGCTGGCCGTTGGTATGCATACTGATGCTGACCGGCATGACCTCACTCTATTTTTATCCTCCGGGGTTCGCGCTGTTTCTTACCCCGCTGTGGCTTATCACGCCGCTGGCCAGCATTCAGCTTAATCATGGCGTCAACGGCCATTTTGCGGTGATATGGCTGATCTTCACCGTTATTGTGATTTACGGTCGCCAGACCTTGCTGCGCTGGTTTGATGAAGCCTGGTCACGCTATCAGGAAAACCAACTGCTGATCTCTCGCCTGGAGACGCTGGCGTTGCAAGACCCGCTGACGGGGCTGGCCAACAGAAGGGCGCTGGAATCCCATCTCGCCAGCCTGTGCGCCGTACAGGTACCGTTCGCCCTGATCATGGTCGACGTCGACTACTTCAAGCACTACAACGATCGTTATGGCCATCAGGCGGGGGATGCGTGCCTGGCGGACGTCGCCGCGCTGCTGGCAACGGCGGTCAGAACGCCGGAAGATCTGGTTGCCCGCTACGGCGGGGAAGAATTCACCCTGGTATTGGCGCACGCTAATGCGGAGCAGGCTGCGCAGGTTGCCGAACGGATTCGGGCCCGGATAGAGCAGGCGGCATTACCCCATGCCGCATCGGCAGTCAGCCGGTTGGTCACCGTCAGTCTGGGGATTGCCGCCTCGGCCGGGCGGCAGACGCCGCCGCAGATGATTGCCGAGGCCGATAAGGCGCTGTACCGCGCCAAGCAGGCAGGGCGCGATCGCTGGTCATACTGA
- a CDS encoding NAD(P)/FAD-dependent oxidoreductase: MKKTILIAGSGFAGFWAAIAAMRAVSLAGKADEISVIMVSPAPNVTIRPRLYEAVLENMAPDISAQLAVTGVQYVAGRVEGIDTDNKRVTARLNDGQEMALAYDRFVLAAGSYGAIPPVSGFAEHSFNVDTLEGAQCLETHLLDLKHKPHTAARNTVVVVGGGLTGLESATEMPQRLRAILGNEDVRVVIVDSAAEVGAGMGAEASAVIQQALQECGVEPRASVRVTAVDAGSVTLSDGEQIAADTVILAAGMRASPLTEQIPGERDNSGRVLGDAYLHAPAAPGVFVTGDTVKVPTDNAGNYNVMSCQHAMSLGRVAGYNAAAELTGLPLHPYSQPKYVTCLDLGTWGALFTEGWERKVLVTGAEGKKIKQEINTLWIYPPKADRDALFAIANPDFVIVP; the protein is encoded by the coding sequence ATGAAAAAAACAATTTTAATTGCCGGCTCTGGTTTCGCCGGATTCTGGGCCGCCATTGCCGCAATGCGTGCTGTTTCACTTGCCGGTAAAGCGGATGAAATCAGTGTCATTATGGTATCACCGGCGCCTAACGTAACTATCCGGCCACGTCTGTACGAAGCGGTACTGGAAAATATGGCGCCGGATATATCCGCACAGCTAGCTGTTACCGGAGTGCAATATGTGGCAGGGCGTGTTGAGGGGATTGATACAGACAATAAAAGGGTGACCGCAAGACTGAATGACGGGCAAGAAATGGCGCTCGCGTATGATCGCTTTGTTCTCGCAGCAGGCAGCTATGGTGCCATTCCACCGGTATCTGGCTTTGCCGAACACTCTTTCAATGTTGACACGCTGGAAGGTGCGCAATGCCTGGAAACTCATCTGCTGGACCTGAAACACAAACCGCATACTGCCGCACGCAACACCGTGGTAGTAGTTGGCGGAGGGCTTACCGGATTGGAGAGCGCCACGGAAATGCCGCAACGATTGCGTGCCATTCTTGGCAATGAAGATGTACGGGTAGTGATTGTCGATAGCGCTGCAGAGGTCGGTGCCGGTATGGGAGCAGAAGCATCTGCGGTTATTCAGCAGGCATTACAGGAATGTGGCGTAGAACCTCGCGCTAGTGTGCGTGTAACTGCGGTTGACGCGGGTAGTGTCACCTTGTCAGACGGAGAACAGATTGCTGCCGACACGGTGATACTGGCGGCAGGGATGCGGGCAAGCCCGCTGACGGAACAAATTCCGGGCGAACGGGACAACAGCGGGCGTGTTCTGGGTGATGCATATCTGCATGCACCTGCTGCACCGGGCGTTTTTGTTACCGGGGACACGGTGAAGGTGCCAACGGACAATGCGGGCAATTACAATGTGATGTCCTGCCAGCATGCCATGAGTCTGGGTCGTGTTGCCGGGTATAATGCAGCAGCAGAACTGACGGGGTTACCACTACATCCTTACAGCCAGCCGAAATATGTGACCTGCCTCGATCTGGGAACGTGGGGAGCATTATTCACTGAAGGCTGGGAACGCAAGGTGCTTGTTACCGGGGCTGAAGGTAAAAAGATTAAACAGGAAATTAATACCCTGTGGATTTACCCACCGAAAGCTGATCGCGACGCCTTGTTCGCCATAGCAAACCCGGATTTTGTGATTGTCCCTTAA
- a CDS encoding YeeE/YedE family protein: MTIDIAHFTPLQSFLGGLLIGAAVWVLLLFCGRVAGISGILGRILAPATKDKVWQLAFLIGMVLAPLLYRLAAPLPEIEIAASWPLLLIAGLLVGIGTRYASGCTSGHGVCGLARLSQRSLAATATFIITAMITVWVMGA, from the coding sequence ATGACGATTGATATCGCGCACTTTACGCCATTGCAGAGCTTTTTAGGCGGTCTGCTGATCGGCGCTGCCGTCTGGGTACTGCTGCTATTTTGCGGTCGCGTCGCCGGTATCAGTGGCATACTTGGTCGTATCTTAGCACCGGCGACCAAGGATAAAGTCTGGCAGCTGGCATTTTTGATCGGTATGGTGCTGGCGCCGCTGCTTTATCGGCTGGCCGCACCGCTGCCGGAGATTGAGATTGCGGCTTCATGGCCGCTGCTGCTGATTGCCGGGCTGCTGGTAGGGATCGGTACGCGCTACGCCTCCGGCTGTACCAGCGGGCACGGCGTCTGCGGCCTGGCGCGATTATCGCAACGATCGCTGGCGGCAACCGCGACTTTTATCATTACGGCGATGATCACCGTCTGGGTCATGGGAGCCTGA
- a CDS encoding lytic polysaccharide monooxygenase auxiliary activity family 9 protein: MSNRTKTLSLCALLAFACSLSAQAEEASKRSEVQQSIGPKHGATQIPKARQVICENDGGYNYPDDGSNIPNGACRAAFLFKQDSIPVWERRQMFVEWPAYSQNLEGTSSPADKVPDGHLCSAGVAKFEGIDQPHKDWQVSSVTVKDGKATLYYDATKIHEPSKWNIYIAKKEFDPTTQTLSWGVLEPLTVTEVIVPPGENAGVYQIEVDIPQDRVNGQHTLLYVQWERIDPARETFFSCSDVSFTATPTKAKLIHNG; this comes from the coding sequence ATGAGTAACCGCACCAAGACCTTGTCATTATGCGCATTGCTGGCGTTTGCCTGTTCGTTGTCCGCTCAGGCTGAGGAGGCCAGTAAGAGAAGTGAAGTCCAACAAAGTATTGGCCCCAAGCATGGCGCCACGCAGATCCCCAAGGCGCGTCAGGTGATTTGCGAGAACGACGGCGGCTATAACTACCCCGATGACGGTTCCAACATACCCAACGGCGCCTGCCGCGCCGCTTTTCTGTTTAAACAGGACAGCATCCCGGTATGGGAACGCCGGCAGATGTTTGTCGAATGGCCTGCCTATTCGCAAAACCTGGAGGGCACCAGCTCGCCGGCGGATAAAGTGCCCGATGGCCATTTGTGCTCCGCCGGGGTGGCCAAGTTTGAAGGTATCGACCAGCCGCATAAGGATTGGCAGGTTTCCAGCGTAACGGTCAAAGACGGCAAAGCAACGCTGTACTATGACGCCACCAAGATCCATGAACCCAGCAAGTGGAATATCTATATCGCCAAAAAAGAGTTCGATCCAACCACGCAAACACTGAGCTGGGGCGTACTGGAACCGCTGACGGTGACCGAGGTAATTGTTCCGCCGGGTGAAAATGCCGGGGTCTATCAGATCGAGGTAGACATTCCGCAGGATCGGGTGAACGGTCAACACACCTTGCTCTATGTGCAGTGGGAGCGTATCGATCCGGCGCGGGAAACCTTCTTCAGCTGTAGCGACGTCAGCTTTACCGCCACGCCAACTAAAGCGAAACTGATCCATAACGGTTAA
- a CDS encoding YicS family protein: protein MIKTWVLSAALLLPAFGATAGAYDSLAFALNQQTLINDLRAHCQIAKEVPDEKIKSVFINSKENHDALSATARALKNHQQEQYQQQLKRIHCPDFTQ, encoded by the coding sequence ATGATAAAAACATGGGTGTTATCCGCCGCTCTGCTGCTGCCCGCCTTTGGTGCAACCGCCGGAGCCTACGACAGCCTGGCCTTTGCGCTGAATCAGCAAACGCTGATAAACGATCTGCGTGCGCACTGCCAGATCGCCAAAGAGGTGCCGGACGAGAAGATCAAATCGGTATTCATCAACAGTAAGGAAAACCACGACGCGCTCAGCGCCACCGCCCGTGCGTTGAAGAACCACCAGCAGGAACAGTATCAGCAACAGCTGAAACGCATTCACTGCCCGGACTTCACTCAGTAG
- a CDS encoding diaminobutyrate--2-oxoglutarate transaminase gives MMTDKVRIDTLGADSFNGNNETYLARQAEFESNVRSYPRKLPLAIAKAQGVWLTDVENKQYLDCLAGAGTLALGHNHPDVLQSIQNVITSGLPLHTLDLTTPLKDGFSAHLLSLLPGQGKEYCLQFCGPSGADAVEAALKLAKKHTGRSGVISFSGGYHGMTHGALSVTGNLSPKEAINGMMPEVQFMPYPHEYRCPLGIGGEAGVKALSYYFENLINDVESGVRKPAAVILEAVQGEGGVNPAPVEWLQRIRKVTQEHGILLIIDEVQAGFARTGKFFAFEHAGIEPDIIVMSKAVGGGLPLAVLGIKKQFDAWEPGHHTGTFRGNQLAMATGLTTLKYLQEHNIADKVAAQGEWLKGKLAELQQRYPVIGHVRGLGLMLGIEIVKPHEAPDHMGSYPADGELSALLQKKCFEGGLILERGGRHGSVLRLLPSLLISNEELGVFLDKFENALLSAGVKPV, from the coding sequence ATGATGACGGATAAAGTCCGTATTGATACTTTAGGTGCCGATTCATTTAATGGAAACAACGAAACCTATTTGGCCAGACAGGCTGAATTTGAATCAAACGTTAGGAGTTATCCTCGTAAATTGCCATTAGCGATTGCGAAGGCTCAGGGTGTCTGGCTGACCGATGTTGAAAACAAACAATATCTTGATTGCCTGGCCGGCGCAGGTACGCTGGCGCTGGGCCATAATCATCCTGATGTCCTGCAGAGCATCCAAAATGTCATTACCAGCGGCTTGCCGTTACATACGCTCGATCTGACTACGCCGTTAAAAGACGGCTTCTCTGCCCACCTGCTCTCTCTGCTGCCGGGCCAGGGGAAAGAGTACTGCCTGCAGTTCTGCGGCCCTTCCGGCGCCGACGCGGTGGAAGCCGCGCTGAAACTGGCGAAGAAGCACACCGGCCGCAGCGGCGTGATCAGCTTCTCCGGCGGCTATCACGGCATGACCCACGGCGCGCTGTCGGTCACCGGCAACCTGTCGCCGAAAGAAGCCATCAACGGCATGATGCCGGAAGTGCAGTTCATGCCTTACCCGCATGAATACCGTTGCCCGCTGGGTATCGGCGGCGAAGCCGGCGTCAAGGCGCTGAGCTACTACTTCGAAAACCTGATTAACGACGTTGAAAGCGGCGTGCGTAAGCCAGCGGCAGTGATCCTGGAAGCGGTTCAGGGCGAAGGCGGCGTGAACCCGGCGCCGGTCGAGTGGCTGCAGCGTATCCGTAAGGTGACGCAGGAGCACGGTATTCTGCTGATTATCGACGAAGTGCAGGCCGGCTTTGCCCGTACCGGTAAATTCTTCGCCTTCGAACACGCCGGCATTGAGCCGGATATCATCGTGATGTCGAAAGCGGTCGGCGGCGGCCTGCCGTTGGCGGTGCTGGGCATCAAGAAGCAGTTCGACGCCTGGGAGCCTGGCCACCACACCGGCACCTTCCGCGGCAACCAGCTGGCGATGGCGACCGGCCTGACCACGCTGAAGTACCTGCAAGAACACAACATTGCCGACAAAGTAGCCGCTCAGGGCGAATGGCTGAAAGGCAAGCTGGCCGAACTGCAGCAGCGTTACCCGGTGATTGGCCACGTACGCGGCCTGGGTCTGATGCTCGGCATCGAGATCGTCAAACCGCACGAAGCGCCGGATCATATGGGCAGCTACCCTGCCGATGGCGAGCTGTCCGCGCTGCTGCAGAAAAAATGCTTTGAAGGCGGCCTGATTCTGGAACGTGGCGGCCGTCACGGCAGCGTGCTGCGTCTGTTGCCTTCCCTGCTGATCAGCAATGAAGAGCTGGGCGTATTCCTGGATAAATTTGAAAACGCTCTGTTGAGCGCGGGCGTTAAGCCTGTCTGA
- a CDS encoding alkyl/aryl-sulfatase, whose protein sequence is MKLKPLILCMILAGSFSLSPGVYAADDARKDATSATQKTNAELYDQLPFSDKTDFSDAHKGFIAPLPAEVIKGEAGNVIWDPQQYAFIKEDEKAPATVNPSLWRQSQLINISGLFEVTDGVYQIRNLDLSNMTIIEGKEGITVVDPLVSAETAKVGMDLYYKNRGKKPVVAVIYTHSHVDHYGGVRGVVDEADVKNGKVKIYAPAGFMEEAVSENIMAGNVMSRRASYMYGNLLKADPKGQVGAGLGTTTSAGTVTLIAPTDYITKTGEKRTIDGLTYDFMMAPGSEAPAEMLWYIEEKKLIETAEDVTHTLHNTYSLRGAKIRQPLPWSKYINEALTLWGDKAEIILAQHHWPTWGNENVQKLLRSQRDLYRYINDQTLRMANQGLTRDEIAANFKLPPSLANTWANRGYYGSVSHDVKATYVLYLGWFDGNPATLDELPPEEAAKKFVEYMGGADSILQKAKADFDKGNYRWVAQVVSKVVFADPQNKAARELEADALEQLGYQAESGPWRNFYLTGAQELRNGVMKLPTPNTASPDTVKAMTPEMFFDYLAVHINGEKAAGAKAVLNVDLGDDGGKYKLELENGVLNHTANVQAQDADATLTLSRDTLNKIILKEETLQQAEKNGGLKIKGSADKVNELLSYMDKFEFWFNIVTP, encoded by the coding sequence ATGAAACTGAAACCTCTTATCCTGTGTATGATATTGGCCGGTTCGTTTTCGCTATCTCCCGGCGTGTATGCGGCCGATGACGCCAGGAAGGATGCCACCTCGGCGACGCAGAAAACCAATGCGGAACTCTACGACCAGCTGCCCTTCTCCGATAAAACCGATTTCAGCGATGCGCATAAAGGGTTTATTGCTCCCTTGCCTGCTGAAGTGATTAAGGGCGAAGCCGGCAACGTGATCTGGGATCCGCAGCAGTACGCCTTTATCAAAGAAGATGAAAAAGCGCCGGCTACCGTCAACCCCAGCTTATGGCGTCAATCACAGCTGATTAATATCAGCGGGCTGTTTGAAGTGACCGATGGCGTATACCAGATCCGCAACCTCGATCTGTCAAATATGACCATTATCGAAGGTAAAGAAGGTATCACGGTGGTCGATCCGCTGGTCTCTGCAGAAACGGCGAAAGTGGGCATGGATCTCTATTATAAGAACCGTGGTAAAAAACCGGTGGTGGCGGTGATTTATACCCACAGCCACGTTGACCACTATGGCGGCGTACGCGGCGTGGTCGATGAGGCGGATGTCAAAAATGGCAAGGTGAAGATCTATGCGCCGGCCGGCTTTATGGAAGAAGCGGTATCGGAAAACATCATGGCCGGCAACGTAATGAGCCGCCGGGCGAGCTATATGTACGGCAACCTGCTGAAAGCCGATCCTAAAGGCCAGGTTGGCGCAGGTCTCGGCACCACCACCTCCGCGGGCACCGTGACGCTGATTGCGCCAACGGATTACATCACCAAAACCGGTGAAAAACGCACCATCGACGGGTTGACCTACGACTTTATGATGGCGCCCGGCTCTGAAGCACCGGCAGAAATGCTGTGGTATATCGAAGAGAAGAAACTGATTGAAACCGCAGAGGATGTCACCCACACCCTGCATAACACCTATTCACTGCGCGGCGCCAAGATCCGTCAGCCGCTGCCTTGGTCTAAATATATCAACGAGGCGCTGACCCTGTGGGGCGATAAGGCGGAGATTATCCTGGCACAGCACCATTGGCCAACCTGGGGCAATGAGAACGTGCAGAAGCTGCTGCGCAGCCAGCGAGACCTGTATCGTTATATCAACGACCAGACGTTACGTATGGCGAACCAAGGGCTGACGCGCGATGAGATCGCCGCCAACTTTAAACTGCCGCCCAGCCTGGCAAACACTTGGGCAAACCGGGGCTATTATGGCTCCGTCAGCCATGACGTGAAGGCAACCTACGTGCTCTATCTCGGCTGGTTTGACGGTAACCCGGCGACGCTGGATGAACTGCCGCCGGAAGAAGCGGCGAAGAAATTCGTCGAATATATGGGCGGCGCCGACAGCATCCTGCAGAAAGCAAAAGCGGACTTTGACAAAGGCAACTACCGCTGGGTGGCGCAGGTGGTCAGCAAAGTGGTGTTTGCCGATCCGCAAAACAAAGCGGCACGCGAGCTGGAGGCAGATGCGTTAGAACAGCTGGGCTATCAGGCGGAATCCGGGCCGTGGCGCAACTTCTACCTCACCGGCGCCCAGGAGCTGCGTAACGGCGTGATGAAGCTGCCTACGCCAAACACCGCCAGCCCGGATACGGTGAAAGCGATGACGCCGGAAATGTTCTTTGATTATCTGGCGGTGCACATTAACGGTGAGAAAGCGGCCGGCGCCAAAGCGGTGCTGAATGTCGATCTCGGCGACGACGGCGGCAAGTATAAGCTGGAGCTGGAAAACGGCGTATTAAACCATACCGCCAATGTCCAGGCGCAAGACGCCGATGCCACCCTCACCCTGTCGCGCGACACGCTGAATAAAATCATCCTGAAAGAGGAAACCCTGCAACAGGCTGAGAAAAACGGCGGGCTGAAAATCAAAGGCAGCGCTGATAAGGTCAATGAACTCCTGAGCTATATGGATAAGTTCGAGTTCTGGTTTAATATTGTTACTCCGTAA
- a CDS encoding DUF6691 family protein gives MHIVFSLLAGLLFGLGLLVSGLANPQKVLAFLDITRAWDPSLALVMGGAISVSFFAFRMAKKRRRPRYADKMLLPDATQIDKRLIGGAALFGIGWGLAGICPGPGLVLLGAGTVKGLIFMLAMVAGMLIYQWLEQRSART, from the coding sequence ATGCACATTGTCTTCTCATTGCTTGCCGGCCTGCTGTTCGGCCTGGGTCTTCTCGTCAGCGGATTGGCCAACCCGCAAAAAGTCCTCGCTTTTCTGGATATTACCCGCGCCTGGGATCCGTCGCTAGCCTTGGTGATGGGCGGAGCTATCAGCGTCAGTTTTTTTGCCTTTCGCATGGCGAAAAAACGACGCCGACCGCGATATGCCGATAAGATGCTTCTGCCCGACGCGACACAGATTGACAAACGGCTGATCGGCGGAGCGGCGCTGTTCGGCATCGGTTGGGGGCTGGCGGGGATCTGCCCGGGACCGGGGCTGGTGCTGCTGGGCGCGGGGACAGTAAAAGGGCTGATTTTCATGCTGGCGATGGTGGCCGGTATGCTGATTTACCAATGGCTAGAGCAACGCTCTGCTAGGACGTAA
- a CDS encoding winged helix-turn-helix transcriptional regulator, with product MPDWIDGKVYFYADSAPRRLMSLFAVKWSTMVLHALWHWPQPGARTGELQRSLQGISKKMLFQTLRELELRGLIERKVYQVVPPKVEYSLTPLGRTLAQPIEQMYQWGLDNQAALDEMEQNLARNGQNAGAEP from the coding sequence ATGCCGGATTGGATCGATGGGAAAGTCTATTTTTATGCCGACTCGGCGCCGCGCCGGCTGATGTCGCTGTTTGCCGTCAAGTGGAGCACCATGGTGCTGCATGCGCTGTGGCACTGGCCGCAGCCGGGCGCGCGCACCGGTGAACTGCAGCGCAGCCTGCAGGGCATTTCCAAGAAGATGCTGTTTCAGACATTGCGTGAACTGGAGCTGCGCGGGTTGATTGAGCGTAAGGTGTATCAGGTAGTGCCGCCGAAGGTGGAATATTCGCTGACCCCGCTGGGGCGCACGCTGGCGCAGCCGATTGAGCAGATGTATCAGTGGGGGCTGGATAATCAGGCGGCGCTGGATGAGATGGAGCAAAATCTGGCGCGCAACGGCCAGAACGCCGGCGCAGAGCCGTAA
- a CDS encoding RrF2 family transcriptional regulator: protein MAYITVSVEYGIHCLLWLVDNPQRALSSRELAELQGISPSFLAKIFPRLEKAGIVTSSEGVRGGYRLARPADEITFLDMIDAIEGHKPLFECQEVRQRCAIFDNPPPDWAVSDRCAVHGVILQAEKAMRNALAKQTLGSVAARFGRTAPADFFSEVNIWMDERITERTSRSGKAPRNKP, encoded by the coding sequence ATGGCGTACATCACCGTCAGTGTTGAATATGGGATCCATTGCCTGCTGTGGCTGGTTGATAATCCTCAGCGCGCGCTCAGCAGCCGTGAGCTGGCGGAGTTGCAGGGGATCTCGCCAAGTTTCCTTGCCAAGATTTTTCCGCGGCTAGAAAAAGCGGGAATAGTTACATCAAGTGAAGGCGTGCGCGGCGGGTACCGGCTGGCACGCCCGGCAGACGAAATAACCTTCCTCGATATGATTGACGCAATTGAAGGGCACAAACCTCTGTTTGAGTGCCAGGAAGTCCGTCAGCGCTGTGCGATCTTTGATAATCCGCCGCCTGACTGGGCGGTATCCGACAGGTGTGCCGTGCATGGGGTAATACTTCAGGCAGAGAAGGCCATGCGAAACGCTCTTGCCAAACAAACGCTTGGGTCGGTGGCGGCCAGATTCGGACGAACGGCCCCGGCGGACTTTTTCAGTGAGGTTAATATCTGGATGGATGAGCGCATAACGGAACGAACTTCACGCAGCGGGAAAGCGCCACGCAATAAGCCTTAA